One endosymbiont 'TC1' of Trimyema compressum genomic window, AGATTATTTATCAAGATAAAAATAAAACATTAACTGATGAAAAAGTAAGTGTTATTCATGATGGTATATTAAAAGGATTACAATATGAGCTTGGCGCTAAATTAAGATAGGGGTGGAATTTACGAATAAGAAAAACCATGTTGTTTCAGTTACAATTTTCAATCGACCATATGCTATTAAAACTGATGAAAAAACTGATTATATCGATAATTTAGCAAAAGAATTAGATCAACTTCTTCATAGAGCCTCAAAAAAGGTACTTCATCAGAAATTGAAATGATGACCTTAGTCATGTTACAATTTATGGATAAACATAAAAAACTAGAAAAAGATTATGAGTCTTTAATCAAAGTTGCAAAAAAAATGGAATTAGGTTCAAAAAATAAGTAAAGAGGTGAATGTATGTTTGTATTAGTGCTTGTATTACTCTTATTAATCGTAAGTATAGTGTTGGGACAACTTAATACCCAAACAATCGATTTTAATTTTTTTGGCATTATGTTACATGGTATCCCTCTAAGTGTTCTCTTACTAACCTGTTTGTTAATTGGTGTGGTTCTTACTTATCTTTCATTTTCAATTAAAAATTTAATTTTAAAAAATAAATTGGATCAGGAAAGAAAGGCCGTTAAAACTCTTAGTAAGAGAGAGCTTAAACTAAAAGAACAACTTAAGGAATTAGAACAAAAAGTTTTGAAGAAAGAAGAAGAAGTCAAAAAAACTGAGGAGTAAGAACAGAGTTAGATGGGAAAACTAGTCGGAATAGTTGAGAGAATCGTTTATCAAAATGAAGAAAATGGTTTTACTGTTCTACGATTAAGAGAAGAATTGAAAAATAATTTAATTACTGTAACAGGCTATTTTGCCGGTATTTCAGTCGGCCTTTTACTTGAAGCAAAGGGCCGATTTGGTGTTTTTAAATATGGAGAACAGTTTGAAGCTTCTGAATATAAAGAACATTTACCTAACTCTCTTGAAGGCATTGAGAAATACTTATCAAGTGGTTTAATTAAAGGAGTTGGAGCAGTTTATGGCAAAAAGATAGTTAACTACTTTAAAGAGGATACACTGGAGATACTTGAAAAATATCCTGAAAGGTTACTTGAAATAGAAGGTATTGGTGAGAAAAAATATGAGCAGATTGTTTCTTCTTATCAAGGTCAAAGAGAAATAAAGGATGTTATGATATTTCTACAAAGTCATGGGGTGTCATCTACTTATGCTTTAAAAATATATAAAACATATAAAAATGATAGCATAAGAATTGTTTCTGAAAATCCCTATGCTTTAGCTGAAGATGTGTTTGGCATAGGTTTTCATATTGCTGACCGAATAGCTTCTACAATGGGCTTTGAAAGAGAATCTTTAAAACGAGCTAAAGCTGGATTACGTTATTTGCTAATTCAGAACAGTGGCAAAGGTCATGTTTATGTAGATAAAAAAAACTTACTAACTGAAGGAGAAGCTCTATTAGGAGTTTCAGCCTATTTACTTGAGGATAGTCTTGATTGTATGATTATGGATGATGAGGCGATTTTCGAAAGTCCAGAAGCTATTTATCTTCCTTCATTGTTTGTTTGTGAAAATGGAGCGGTAAAGAGGCTGGAATCAATTTTAATGAGTGGCAAATTTACAGTAAGGGAAAGAAAAAAAGTTCTAGAAAAAGTTGTTGAGAAAAATCATTTTAACTATAATGAAGAACAGAGACTAGCTATTTTAGATGCTTTAAAAGAAAAAATTATGATTTTAACTGGAGGCCCAGGAACGGGTAAGACAACCACAACATTAGGCATCATTCAAGCTTTAGAGGAGATTAATCAAAAAATTCTAATTGCTGCGCCAACAGGAAGAGCTGCAAAACGCTTAAGTGAAATTACAGGTAAAGAAAGCAAAACTATTCATCGTTTATTAGAGTTTTCTCTTCTAGAAGGTTT contains:
- the zapA gene encoding cell division protein ZapA; the protein is MEFTNKKNHVVSVTIFNRPYAIKTDEKTDYIDNLAKELDQLLHRASKKVLHQKLK
- a CDS encoding lipopolysaccharide assembly protein LapA domain-containing protein — translated: MFVLVLVLLLLIVSIVLGQLNTQTIDFNFFGIMLHGIPLSVLLLTCLLIGVVLTYLSFSIKNLILKNKLDQERKAVKTLSKRELKLKEQLKELEQKVLKKEEEVKKTEE
- the recD2 gene encoding SF1B family DNA helicase RecD2, which gives rise to MGKLVGIVERIVYQNEENGFTVLRLREELKNNLITVTGYFAGISVGLLLEAKGRFGVFKYGEQFEASEYKEHLPNSLEGIEKYLSSGLIKGVGAVYGKKIVNYFKEDTLEILEKYPERLLEIEGIGEKKYEQIVSSYQGQREIKDVMIFLQSHGVSSTYALKIYKTYKNDSIRIVSENPYALAEDVFGIGFHIADRIASTMGFERESLKRAKAGLRYLLIQNSGKGHVYVDKKNLLTEGEALLGVSAYLLEDSLDCMIMDDEAIFESPEAIYLPSLFVCENGAVKRLESILMSGKFTVRERKKVLEKVVEKNHFNYNEEQRLAILDALKEKIMILTGGPGTGKTTTTLGIIQALEEINQKILIAAPTGRAAKRLSEITGKESKTIHRLLEFSLLEGFNRNENNPLDCNVVIVDEFSMVDIVLFYHLLKAVPDSASLIFIGDVDQLPSVGPGNVLQDLIGSGLIKTVYLKEIFRQGKESKIITNAHLINKGIFPQVNNNEDDDFFYIKEVKRERIFTLIKKLCQERLPKKYGVDPINDVQVLVPVKKGIVSTKTINELFQNTFNPLGPAIVSGEYTFRVKDKVMQLKNNYDKNVFNGDIGRIAEVDESDSSLLVQFENELISYEHTELDELQLAYAITIHKSQGSEYPVVIMPLVNQHFMMLQKNLIYTGLTRAKKLFILIGNDKALAIALEKDTIDKRNTSLKEKLSLLLEKWRI